The following are encoded in a window of Numida meleagris isolate 19003 breed g44 Domestic line chromosome 13, NumMel1.0, whole genome shotgun sequence genomic DNA:
- the TNRC6A gene encoding trinucleotide repeat-containing gene 6A protein isoform X4: protein MGTNIAFCSRELEAKATKEVERKLSRAFLPHLCGTERRDLVQEEEEQLMEERKKRKEDKKKKEAAQKKAIEQKIKVPEQTKTSVSQPQPVTSNGTSTATSTNNNAKRATANNQQQQTLPRYPPREVPPRFRHQEQKQLLKRGQQLPVIAANLGSTPKVLNGQSGGSTVTNKQPVTNGEVPNSSKKQPDLNHSGLGSHYENSHWGPVSSNSDSSTNWDKVIVDGSDKEAWPSITGSDPELTSECMDTDSASSSGSERNLIIMASGSTGGENDGIRNGIGHGSQNKFVVGSNSNNVGNGSINGPWGLSHGTIISTCQVSVDAPDSKSESSNNRMNAWGTINSSSNGGLNPSTLNSNGNHGAWPVLENNGHALKGSVGSGNSGTNIQCSTIGQISNSQSINSKVGGSAHGSWGSLQENCDSELNGTRKVSFSGQPQNLNTEMNGPNNTTNFMTSSLPNSAGSAQINELPNNTGHGAWRVSTMNHSQIQASPVTNGTSISHLSNGEAKNGGSYGTTWGAYGSNYSGDKCSGPNSQANGDTVNATLMQSGISGPGSTNFQINGNKGGGVWEAGTVNSQNMPWGSGNGASAGGSRRGWGNPAQNTGTSISNGEWSKLPSNQHSNESVNGNSRKFTNGWKSTEEDDLNSQSSAVSQITEQNSAWAKTGTGDSEGSTESTGCHEDRVATEGQNRERRKVDQHALLQSIVNRTDLDPRVLSNSGWGQTPIKQNTAWDTETSPRGERKTDNGTEAWGGSVTQTSSSGGCVDRPSPNNNDTSSVSGWGDPKSATRWGDSKGSNSQGGWEEDSAATVMVKSNQSWGSGKEEKSSWNDTQKMKQGWVEGQKASQGWAISASDGWGENSRSNHWGETKKSSSGGSDSDRSVSGWNEPGKSNSVTWGGNNSTNPNNSSGWDEPAKSNQNQGWGDPPKSNQPQGWGDSSKPINSPEWNKQDVGSWGAPSATNKPPGSGWLGGPMPASAKEEEPTGWEEPSPESIRRKMEIDDGTSAWGDPSKYNYKNVNMWNKNVPNSSSSSDQQAQVHQQLLSSSAMSSKESSSGSGWGEPSTPATTVDNGTSAWGKPMDTGTSWGEPISDAGGTSGWGNASLGQQAPNKPGPKSMQDSWCGDDMPLTGSRQTSWEEEEDVEIGMWNSSSSQEANPSLNWPPYMKKMPTKGIMKGGNKQDETWINPFIKQFTNLSFSRESPEETIQSNKMDMSGGILQDKRMEIDKHGLNVGDYNRVVGKGPGSRPQISKESSMDRSPYFDKNGNPSVFGVGNIAAQPRSMQQPPAQPLNSSQPNPRAQVPPPLLSPQVPVSLLKYAPNNGGLSPLFGPQQVAMLNQLSQLNQLSQISQLQRLLAQQQKVQNQRSMPSGGRQQQEQQGRSLSMQQQMMQQSRQLDPNLLMKQQTPPSQQQSLHQPTIKSFLENVIPHTTPELQKGPSPINSFSSFPIGMNSNLNVNMDMSSIKEPAQSRLRKWTTVDSISVNTSLEQNSSKHGAISSGFRLEESPFVPYDFMNSSNSPASPPGSIGDGWPRAKSPNGSSSVNWPPEFRPGEPWKGYPNIDPETDPYVTPGSVINNLSINTVREVDHLRDRNSGSSSSLNTTLPSTSAWSSIRASNYNVSLSSTAQSTSARNSDSKSTWSPGSVTNTSLAHELWKVPLPPKSITAPSRPPPGLTGQKPPLSTWDSSLRLGGGWGNSDARYTPGSSWGESSSGRITNWLVLKNLTPQIDGSTLRTLCMQHGPLITFHLNLPHGNALVRYSSKEEVVKAQKSLHMCVLGNTTILAEFASEEEISRFFAQGQSLTPSPGWQSLGSSQNRLGSIDGSHSFSNRNDLNHWNGAGLSGTSSGDLHGTSLWGSPNYSTSLWGTPSSSDTRGISSPSPINAFLSVDHLGGGGESM, encoded by the exons TGCCAGAACAAACCAAGACAAGTGTAAGCCAGCCTCAGCCTGTCACCTCTAACGGCACTTCCACAGCAACCAGCACTAATAATAATGCCAAGCGGGCGACAGCCAAcaatcagcagcagcaaaccttGCCTCGATACCCTCCTCGTGAAGTACCACCGCGATTTCGACACCAGGAACAGAAACAGCTTCTGAAACGAGGTCAGCAGTTACCAGTTATAGCTGCAAACCTGGGATCTACTCCTAAAGTATTAAACGGCCAGTCAGGAGGCAGCACTGTCACAAACAAACAGCCGGTGACCAACGGAGAAGTGCCgaacagcagcaaaaaacagCCAG ATCTGAACCACAGTGGTCTAGGATCCCATTATGAAAATTCTCACTGGGGACCAGTCTCTTCAAATAGTGACTCCAGCACAAACTGGGATAAAGTTATTGTAGACGGCTCTGACAAAGAAGCATGGCCATCAATCACTGGCAGTGACCCAGAGTTGACATCAGAATGTATGGACACTGACTCTGCCTCTAGCTCTGGGTCAGAGAGAAACCTCATTATAATGGCTTCAGGGAGCACAGGTGGTGAAAATGATGGCATTCGAAATGGCATCGGACATGGTTCTCAAAATAAGTTTGTGGTTGGTAGCAACAGCAATAATGTGGGCAATGGAAGTATTAATGGGCCATGGGGTTTATCCCATGGGACCATAATAAGCACATGTCAAGTTTCTGTGGATGCTCCTGACAGCAAATCTGAAAGTAGCAACAATAGAATGAATGCTTGGGGCACCATAAACTCTTCATCAAATGGAGGGTTAAATCCAAGCACTTTGAATTCAAATGGCAACCATGGTGCCTGGCCTGTATTGGAGAACAATGGACATGCCCTGAAAGGGTCTGTAGGGAGTGGTAATTCTGGCACAAATATTCAGTGCAGTACCATAGGTCAGATATCTAACAGTCAGAGTATTAACTCTAAAGTGGGTGGTTCAGCCCATGGTTCCTGGGGAAGCCTTCAGGAAAATTGTGATTCTGAATTAAATGGTACAAGGAAGGTTTCATTCAGTGGGCAACCTCAAAACCTtaacactgaaatgaatggaCCAAATAACACTACTAACTTTATGACCTCTAGTTTACCAAACTCTGCTGGTTCAGCGCAGATTAACGAACTGCCTAATAATACAGGGCATGGGGCCTGGCGCGTGAGCACAATGAATCATTCTCAGATTCAGGCCTCTCCAGTTACAAATGGCACTTCCATTTCTCACCTTAGCAATGGTGAGGCGAAAAATGGTGGATCTTATGGTACTACATGGGGTGCCTATGGTTCTAATTACTCTGGAGACAAATGTTCAGGCCCAAACAGCCAAGCTAATGGTGACACTGTGAATGCAACTCTAATGCAGTCAGGCATTAGTGGGCCTGGCAGCACTAACTTTCAAATCAACGGGAATAAAGGAGGAGGGGTGTGGGAAGCAGGGACAGTCAACTCTCAGAATATGCCGTGGGGAAGTGGAAATGGTGCAAGTGCTGGCGGAAGTAGAAGAGGATGGGGCAACCCTGCACAAAACACTGGCACTAGTATTTCAAATGGTGAATGGAGTAAACTGCCTAGTAATCAGCATTCCAATGAAAGCGTAAATGGAAATAGCAGGAAGTTTACAAATGGATGGAAATCTACTGAAGAAGATGACCTTAACAGCCAGAGTTCTGCTGTGTCTCAGATAACTGAGCAGAATAGCGCGTGGGCCAAAACAGGTACAGGGGACAGTGAAGGTAGTACAGAGAGCACTGGATGCCATGAAGATAGAGTAGCTACAGAAGGACAGAATcgagagagaagaaaagttgACCAGCATGCATTACTCCAAAGTATAGTAAACAGAACTGACTTAGATCCACGTGTCCTTTCCAATTCTGGTTGGGGACAGACTCCGATCAAACAGAACACTGCCTGGGATACCGAAACATCACCAAgaggtgaaagaaaaactgacaaTGGGACAGAGGCCTGGGGAGGCTCTGTGACACAGACTTCTAGCTCAGGGGGATGTGTGGATAGACCTAGCCCTAATAATAATGATACCTCATCTGTGTCAGGGTGGGGAGATCCAAAGTCTGCTACAAGGTGGGGGGACTCCAAAGGGTCAAATAGCCAAGGGGGGTGGGAAGAGGATTCTGCTGCTACAGTAATGGTCAAGAGCAATCAGTCATGGGGAAGTGGCAAAGAGGAGAAGTCATCTTGGAATGACACACAGAAGATGAAACAGGGATGGGTAGAAGGACAAAAGGCCAGCCAGGGTTGGGCCATTTCTGCCAGCGACGGCTGGGGTGAAAATTCAAGAAGTAACCATTGGGGTGAGACTAAGAAATCCAGTTCAGGAGGTAGCGACAGTGACAGATCAGTGTCTGGTTGGAATGAGCCAGGTAAATCAAATTCTGTTACTTGGGGAGGTAATAATAGTACAAACCCAAATAATTCTTCAGGATGGGATGAGCCTGCAAAGTCTAATCAGAACCAGGGCTGGGGAGACCCTCCTAAATCCAATCAGCCTCAAGGTTGGGGGGATTCATCAAAGCCAATCAACTCTCCAGAATGGAACAAACAAGATGTTGGATCTTGGGGAGCACCATCTGCCACCAATAAACCACCAGGCTCGGGCTGGCTGGGGGGACCGATGCCAGCCTCCGCGAAGGAGGAGGAACCCACCGGCTGGGAGGAGCCATCCCCTGAATCAATACGCCGCAAAATGGAAATTGATGATGGAACTTCTGCTTGGGGTGATCCAAGCAAATACAACTACAAAAATGTGAATATGTGGAATAAAAATGTCCCAAACAGTAGCAGCAGTTCAGACCAGCAAGCACAGGTACATCAGCAGCTACTGTCTTCAAGTGCCATGTCTAGCAAGGAGAGCAGTTCGGGTTCTG GTTGGGGAGAGCCTTCTACTCCAGCCACTACTGTAGATAATGGAACTTCAGCGTGGGGTAAGCCCATGGATACTGGTACTAGCTGGGGAGAACCCATCAGCGATGCAGGAGGCACCTCTGGCTGGGGAAACGCTTCTCTTGGTCAACAGGCTCCAAATAAACCTG GGCCTAAATCTATGCAAGATAGTTGGTGTGGAGATGATATGCCATTGACAGGCAGTCGTCAGACCagctgggaggaagaagaggatgtAGAGATTGGAATGTGGAACAGCAGTTCTTCACAAGAAGCTAACCCATCTTTAAACTGGCCACCCTATATGAAAAAGATGCCCACAAAG ggAATAATGAAAGGTGGAAATAAGCAAGATGAAACATGGATCAATCCATTCATTAAGCAATTCACaaatctcagtttttca AGAGAATCACCAGAAGAAACCATACAGAGCAATAAGATGGACATGTCTGGAg GGATATTGCAAGATAAGAGAATGGAGATAGATAAGCATGGCCTCAATGTTGGAGATTACAATCGTGTGGTTGGAAAAGGCCCTGGTTCTCGTCCTCAGATTTCCAAAGAGTCTTCCATGGATCGCAGTCCTTATTTTGATAAG AATGGCAATCCCAGTGTGTTTGGTGTTGGTAATatagcagcacagcccaggagcatgcagcagcctccagcacaaCCTCTTAATTCATCTCAGCCTAATCCACGTGCTCAAGTGCCTCCTCCATTACTATCCCCTCAG GTTCCGGTATCATTACTGAAGTATGCACCAAACAACGGTGGCCTGAGCCCCCTTTTTGGCCCACAACAGGTAGCCATGTTGAATCAACTGTCCCAGTTAAACCAGCTTTCTCAGATCTCCCAGTTACAG CGGTTGTTGGCTCAGCAGCAAAAAGTGCAGAATCAAAGAAGCATGCCTTCTGGTGGTCGTcaacagcaggagcagcag ggTCGATCTCTTAGTATGCAGCAACAGATGATGCAACAGTCCCGTCAGCTTGATCCAAACCTGTTAATGAAGCAGCAAACTCCACCCTCTCAGCAGCAGTCACTCCATCAACCCACCATAAAATCTTTCCTTGAGAATGTCATACCCCACACTACTCCTGAGCTACAGAAAGGCCCATCACCAATAAATTCATTCAGCAGCTTCCCTATAG GAATGAACTCAAACTTGAATGTAAACATGGATATGAGCAGTATTAAAGAGCCTGCACAATCTCGATTGAGGAAATGGACTACAGTagacagcatttctgtgaaCACATCTTTAGAGCAAAACTCCAGCAAACATG GTGCTATTTCAAGTGGTTTCAGGCTGGAAGAGTCTCCGTTTGTTCCATATGACTTTATGAACAGCAGTAATTCACCAGCCAGTCCTCCTGGATCAATTGGGGATGGCTGGCCCCGTGCCAAATCGCCTAATGGCTCTAGCAGTGTTAACTGGCCACCAG AATTTCGTCCTGGTGAGCCATGGAAAGGTTATCCAAACATCGACCCTGAAACTGACCCTTACGTCACTCCTGGCAGTGTCATAAACAATCTTTCAATTAATACTGTGCGGGAAGTTGACCACCTCAGGGACAGGAACAGTG GGTCATCCTCATCTTTGAACACCACGCTGCCTTCAACTAGTGCCTGGTCATCCATTCGTGCCTCCAACTACAATGTTTCCCTCAGCAGTACAGCACAAAGCACTTCAG CCAGAAACAGTGATTCCAAATCAACATGGTCTCCTGGATCAGTCACTAACACCTCTCTGGCTCATGAGCTGTGGAAGGTCCCTTTGCCACCTAAAAGCATCACTGCTCCGTCCCGCCCACCTCCAGGGCTAACAGGCCAGAAACCACCTTTATCCACTTGGGATAGTTCCCTTCGTTTGGGTGGAGGATGGGGAAATTCTGATGCCAGATATACCCCTG gTTCAAGCTGGGGTGAGAGCAGCTCAGGGAGAATAACAAATTGGCTTGTTCTGAAAAACCTTACACCTCAG ATCGATGGCTCAACCCTGCGTACTCTGTGCATGCAGCACGGTCCACTAATAACATTCCACCTTAACCTCCCACATGGTAATGCTTTGGTCCGTTACAGTTCAAAAGAAGAGGTAGTGAAGGCACAAAAATCTCTGCACAT GTGTGTTTTAGGGAACACTACTATTCTTGCTGAGTTTGCCAGTGAAGAGGAGATTAGTCGCTTCTTTGCACAAGGCCAGTCTCTGACTCCGTCTCCTGGCTGGCAATCTCTTGGATCCAGCCAGAACCGACTCGGATCCATTGATGGTTCCCATTCGTTCTCAAACCGTAATGATCTAAATCACTGGAATGGTGCTGGGCTGTCGGGAACTAGCAGTGGAGACCTTCATGGCACTTCACTTTGGGGGAGCCCCAACTATTCCACGAGCCTGTGGGGCACCCCGAGCAGCAGTGACACCAGGGGAATTAGCAGCCCATCCCCCATCAACGCTTTCCTTTCTGTTGACCACCTAGGTGGAGGTGGAGAGTCCATGTaa
- the TNRC6A gene encoding trinucleotide repeat-containing gene 6A protein isoform X2, with translation MGTNIAFCSRELEAKATKEVERKLSRAFLPHLCGTERRDLVQEEEEQLMEERKKRKEDKKKKEAAQKKAIEQKIKVPEQTKTSVSQPQPVTSNGTSTATSTNNNAKRATANNQQQQTLPRYPPREVPPRFRHQEQKQLLKRGQQLPVIAANLGSTPKVLNGQSGGSTVTNKQPVTNGEVPNSSKKQPGMPPIRDLVSHSPNQSDLNHSGLGSHYENSHWGPVSSNSDSSTNWDKVIVDGSDKEAWPSITGSDPELTSECMDTDSASSSGSERNLIIMASGSTGGENDGIRNGIGHGSQNKFVVGSNSNNVGNGSINGPWGLSHGTIISTCQVSVDAPDSKSESSNNRMNAWGTINSSSNGGLNPSTLNSNGNHGAWPVLENNGHALKGSVGSGNSGTNIQCSTIGQISNSQSINSKVGGSAHGSWGSLQENCDSELNGTRKVSFSGQPQNLNTEMNGPNNTTNFMTSSLPNSAGSAQINELPNNTGHGAWRVSTMNHSQIQASPVTNGTSISHLSNGEAKNGGSYGTTWGAYGSNYSGDKCSGPNSQANGDTVNATLMQSGISGPGSTNFQINGNKGGGVWEAGTVNSQNMPWGSGNGASAGGSRRGWGNPAQNTGTSISNGEWSKLPSNQHSNESVNGNSRKFTNGWKSTEEDDLNSQSSAVSQITEQNSAWAKTGTGDSEGSTESTGCHEDRVATEGQNRERRKVDQHALLQSIVNRTDLDPRVLSNSGWGQTPIKQNTAWDTETSPRGERKTDNGTEAWGGSVTQTSSSGGCVDRPSPNNNDTSSVSGWGDPKSATRWGDSKGSNSQGGWEEDSAATVMVKSNQSWGSGKEEKSSWNDTQKMKQGWVEGQKASQGWAISASDGWGENSRSNHWGETKKSSSGGSDSDRSVSGWNEPGKSNSVTWGGNNSTNPNNSSGWDEPAKSNQNQGWGDPPKSNQPQGWGDSSKPINSPEWNKQDVGSWGAPSATNKPPGSGWLGGPMPASAKEEEPTGWEEPSPESIRRKMEIDDGTSAWGDPSKYNYKNVNMWNKNVPNSSSSSDQQAQVHQQLLSSSAMSSKESSSGSGWGEPSTPATTVDNGTSAWGKPMDTGTSWGEPISDAGGTSGWGNASLGQQAPNKPGPKSMQDSWCGDDMPLTGSRQTSWEEEEDVEIGMWNSSSSQEANPSLNWPPYMKKMPTKGIMKGGNKQDETWINPFIKQFTNLSFSRESPEETIQSNKMDMSGGILQDKRMEIDKHGLNVGDYNRVVGKGPGSRPQISKESSMDRSPYFDKNGNPSVFGVGNIAAQPRSMQQPPAQPLNSSQPNPRAQVPPPLLSPQVPVSLLKYAPNNGGLSPLFGPQQVAMLNQLSQLNQLSQISQLQRLLAQQQKVQNQRSMPSGGRQQQEQQGRSLSMQQQMMQQSRQLDPNLLMKQQTPPSQQQSLHQPTIKSFLENVIPHTTPELQKGPSPINSFSSFPIGMNSNLNVNMDMSSIKEPAQSRLRKWTTVDSISVNTSLEQNSSKHGAISSGFRLEESPFVPYDFMNSSNSPASPPGSIGDGWPRAKSPNGSSSVNWPPEFRPGEPWKGYPNIDPETDPYVTPGSVINNLSINTVREVDHLRDRNSGSSSSLNTTLPSTSAWSSIRASNYNVSLSSTAQSTSARNSDSKSTWSPGSVTNTSLAHELWKVPLPPKSITAPSRPPPGLTGQKPPLSTWDSSLRLGGGWGNSDARYTPGSSWGESSSGRITNWLVLKNLTPQIDGSTLRTLCMQHGPLITFHLNLPHGNALVRYSSKEEVVKAQKSLHMCVLGNTTILAEFASEEEISRFFAQGQSLTPSPGWQSLGSSQNRLGSIDGSHSFSNRNDLNHWNGAGLSGTSSGDLHGTSLWGSPNYSTSLWGTPSSSDTRGISSPSPINAFLSVDHLGGGGESM, from the exons TGCCAGAACAAACCAAGACAAGTGTAAGCCAGCCTCAGCCTGTCACCTCTAACGGCACTTCCACAGCAACCAGCACTAATAATAATGCCAAGCGGGCGACAGCCAAcaatcagcagcagcaaaccttGCCTCGATACCCTCCTCGTGAAGTACCACCGCGATTTCGACACCAGGAACAGAAACAGCTTCTGAAACGAGGTCAGCAGTTACCAGTTATAGCTGCAAACCTGGGATCTACTCCTAAAGTATTAAACGGCCAGTCAGGAGGCAGCACTGTCACAAACAAACAGCCGGTGACCAACGGAGAAGTGCCgaacagcagcaaaaaacagCCAG gcaTGCCTCCCATTCGGGACTTGGTGAGCCACTCCCCTAACCAGTCAG ATCTGAACCACAGTGGTCTAGGATCCCATTATGAAAATTCTCACTGGGGACCAGTCTCTTCAAATAGTGACTCCAGCACAAACTGGGATAAAGTTATTGTAGACGGCTCTGACAAAGAAGCATGGCCATCAATCACTGGCAGTGACCCAGAGTTGACATCAGAATGTATGGACACTGACTCTGCCTCTAGCTCTGGGTCAGAGAGAAACCTCATTATAATGGCTTCAGGGAGCACAGGTGGTGAAAATGATGGCATTCGAAATGGCATCGGACATGGTTCTCAAAATAAGTTTGTGGTTGGTAGCAACAGCAATAATGTGGGCAATGGAAGTATTAATGGGCCATGGGGTTTATCCCATGGGACCATAATAAGCACATGTCAAGTTTCTGTGGATGCTCCTGACAGCAAATCTGAAAGTAGCAACAATAGAATGAATGCTTGGGGCACCATAAACTCTTCATCAAATGGAGGGTTAAATCCAAGCACTTTGAATTCAAATGGCAACCATGGTGCCTGGCCTGTATTGGAGAACAATGGACATGCCCTGAAAGGGTCTGTAGGGAGTGGTAATTCTGGCACAAATATTCAGTGCAGTACCATAGGTCAGATATCTAACAGTCAGAGTATTAACTCTAAAGTGGGTGGTTCAGCCCATGGTTCCTGGGGAAGCCTTCAGGAAAATTGTGATTCTGAATTAAATGGTACAAGGAAGGTTTCATTCAGTGGGCAACCTCAAAACCTtaacactgaaatgaatggaCCAAATAACACTACTAACTTTATGACCTCTAGTTTACCAAACTCTGCTGGTTCAGCGCAGATTAACGAACTGCCTAATAATACAGGGCATGGGGCCTGGCGCGTGAGCACAATGAATCATTCTCAGATTCAGGCCTCTCCAGTTACAAATGGCACTTCCATTTCTCACCTTAGCAATGGTGAGGCGAAAAATGGTGGATCTTATGGTACTACATGGGGTGCCTATGGTTCTAATTACTCTGGAGACAAATGTTCAGGCCCAAACAGCCAAGCTAATGGTGACACTGTGAATGCAACTCTAATGCAGTCAGGCATTAGTGGGCCTGGCAGCACTAACTTTCAAATCAACGGGAATAAAGGAGGAGGGGTGTGGGAAGCAGGGACAGTCAACTCTCAGAATATGCCGTGGGGAAGTGGAAATGGTGCAAGTGCTGGCGGAAGTAGAAGAGGATGGGGCAACCCTGCACAAAACACTGGCACTAGTATTTCAAATGGTGAATGGAGTAAACTGCCTAGTAATCAGCATTCCAATGAAAGCGTAAATGGAAATAGCAGGAAGTTTACAAATGGATGGAAATCTACTGAAGAAGATGACCTTAACAGCCAGAGTTCTGCTGTGTCTCAGATAACTGAGCAGAATAGCGCGTGGGCCAAAACAGGTACAGGGGACAGTGAAGGTAGTACAGAGAGCACTGGATGCCATGAAGATAGAGTAGCTACAGAAGGACAGAATcgagagagaagaaaagttgACCAGCATGCATTACTCCAAAGTATAGTAAACAGAACTGACTTAGATCCACGTGTCCTTTCCAATTCTGGTTGGGGACAGACTCCGATCAAACAGAACACTGCCTGGGATACCGAAACATCACCAAgaggtgaaagaaaaactgacaaTGGGACAGAGGCCTGGGGAGGCTCTGTGACACAGACTTCTAGCTCAGGGGGATGTGTGGATAGACCTAGCCCTAATAATAATGATACCTCATCTGTGTCAGGGTGGGGAGATCCAAAGTCTGCTACAAGGTGGGGGGACTCCAAAGGGTCAAATAGCCAAGGGGGGTGGGAAGAGGATTCTGCTGCTACAGTAATGGTCAAGAGCAATCAGTCATGGGGAAGTGGCAAAGAGGAGAAGTCATCTTGGAATGACACACAGAAGATGAAACAGGGATGGGTAGAAGGACAAAAGGCCAGCCAGGGTTGGGCCATTTCTGCCAGCGACGGCTGGGGTGAAAATTCAAGAAGTAACCATTGGGGTGAGACTAAGAAATCCAGTTCAGGAGGTAGCGACAGTGACAGATCAGTGTCTGGTTGGAATGAGCCAGGTAAATCAAATTCTGTTACTTGGGGAGGTAATAATAGTACAAACCCAAATAATTCTTCAGGATGGGATGAGCCTGCAAAGTCTAATCAGAACCAGGGCTGGGGAGACCCTCCTAAATCCAATCAGCCTCAAGGTTGGGGGGATTCATCAAAGCCAATCAACTCTCCAGAATGGAACAAACAAGATGTTGGATCTTGGGGAGCACCATCTGCCACCAATAAACCACCAGGCTCGGGCTGGCTGGGGGGACCGATGCCAGCCTCCGCGAAGGAGGAGGAACCCACCGGCTGGGAGGAGCCATCCCCTGAATCAATACGCCGCAAAATGGAAATTGATGATGGAACTTCTGCTTGGGGTGATCCAAGCAAATACAACTACAAAAATGTGAATATGTGGAATAAAAATGTCCCAAACAGTAGCAGCAGTTCAGACCAGCAAGCACAGGTACATCAGCAGCTACTGTCTTCAAGTGCCATGTCTAGCAAGGAGAGCAGTTCGGGTTCTG GTTGGGGAGAGCCTTCTACTCCAGCCACTACTGTAGATAATGGAACTTCAGCGTGGGGTAAGCCCATGGATACTGGTACTAGCTGGGGAGAACCCATCAGCGATGCAGGAGGCACCTCTGGCTGGGGAAACGCTTCTCTTGGTCAACAGGCTCCAAATAAACCTG GGCCTAAATCTATGCAAGATAGTTGGTGTGGAGATGATATGCCATTGACAGGCAGTCGTCAGACCagctgggaggaagaagaggatgtAGAGATTGGAATGTGGAACAGCAGTTCTTCACAAGAAGCTAACCCATCTTTAAACTGGCCACCCTATATGAAAAAGATGCCCACAAAG ggAATAATGAAAGGTGGAAATAAGCAAGATGAAACATGGATCAATCCATTCATTAAGCAATTCACaaatctcagtttttca AGAGAATCACCAGAAGAAACCATACAGAGCAATAAGATGGACATGTCTGGAg GGATATTGCAAGATAAGAGAATGGAGATAGATAAGCATGGCCTCAATGTTGGAGATTACAATCGTGTGGTTGGAAAAGGCCCTGGTTCTCGTCCTCAGATTTCCAAAGAGTCTTCCATGGATCGCAGTCCTTATTTTGATAAG AATGGCAATCCCAGTGTGTTTGGTGTTGGTAATatagcagcacagcccaggagcatgcagcagcctccagcacaaCCTCTTAATTCATCTCAGCCTAATCCACGTGCTCAAGTGCCTCCTCCATTACTATCCCCTCAG GTTCCGGTATCATTACTGAAGTATGCACCAAACAACGGTGGCCTGAGCCCCCTTTTTGGCCCACAACAGGTAGCCATGTTGAATCAACTGTCCCAGTTAAACCAGCTTTCTCAGATCTCCCAGTTACAG CGGTTGTTGGCTCAGCAGCAAAAAGTGCAGAATCAAAGAAGCATGCCTTCTGGTGGTCGTcaacagcaggagcagcag ggTCGATCTCTTAGTATGCAGCAACAGATGATGCAACAGTCCCGTCAGCTTGATCCAAACCTGTTAATGAAGCAGCAAACTCCACCCTCTCAGCAGCAGTCACTCCATCAACCCACCATAAAATCTTTCCTTGAGAATGTCATACCCCACACTACTCCTGAGCTACAGAAAGGCCCATCACCAATAAATTCATTCAGCAGCTTCCCTATAG GAATGAACTCAAACTTGAATGTAAACATGGATATGAGCAGTATTAAAGAGCCTGCACAATCTCGATTGAGGAAATGGACTACAGTagacagcatttctgtgaaCACATCTTTAGAGCAAAACTCCAGCAAACATG GTGCTATTTCAAGTGGTTTCAGGCTGGAAGAGTCTCCGTTTGTTCCATATGACTTTATGAACAGCAGTAATTCACCAGCCAGTCCTCCTGGATCAATTGGGGATGGCTGGCCCCGTGCCAAATCGCCTAATGGCTCTAGCAGTGTTAACTGGCCACCAG AATTTCGTCCTGGTGAGCCATGGAAAGGTTATCCAAACATCGACCCTGAAACTGACCCTTACGTCACTCCTGGCAGTGTCATAAACAATCTTTCAATTAATACTGTGCGGGAAGTTGACCACCTCAGGGACAGGAACAGTG GGTCATCCTCATCTTTGAACACCACGCTGCCTTCAACTAGTGCCTGGTCATCCATTCGTGCCTCCAACTACAATGTTTCCCTCAGCAGTACAGCACAAAGCACTTCAG CCAGAAACAGTGATTCCAAATCAACATGGTCTCCTGGATCAGTCACTAACACCTCTCTGGCTCATGAGCTGTGGAAGGTCCCTTTGCCACCTAAAAGCATCACTGCTCCGTCCCGCCCACCTCCAGGGCTAACAGGCCAGAAACCACCTTTATCCACTTGGGATAGTTCCCTTCGTTTGGGTGGAGGATGGGGAAATTCTGATGCCAGATATACCCCTG gTTCAAGCTGGGGTGAGAGCAGCTCAGGGAGAATAACAAATTGGCTTGTTCTGAAAAACCTTACACCTCAG ATCGATGGCTCAACCCTGCGTACTCTGTGCATGCAGCACGGTCCACTAATAACATTCCACCTTAACCTCCCACATGGTAATGCTTTGGTCCGTTACAGTTCAAAAGAAGAGGTAGTGAAGGCACAAAAATCTCTGCACAT GTGTGTTTTAGGGAACACTACTATTCTTGCTGAGTTTGCCAGTGAAGAGGAGATTAGTCGCTTCTTTGCACAAGGCCAGTCTCTGACTCCGTCTCCTGGCTGGCAATCTCTTGGATCCAGCCAGAACCGACTCGGATCCATTGATGGTTCCCATTCGTTCTCAAACCGTAATGATCTAAATCACTGGAATGGTGCTGGGCTGTCGGGAACTAGCAGTGGAGACCTTCATGGCACTTCACTTTGGGGGAGCCCCAACTATTCCACGAGCCTGTGGGGCACCCCGAGCAGCAGTGACACCAGGGGAATTAGCAGCCCATCCCCCATCAACGCTTTCCTTTCTGTTGACCACCTAGGTGGAGGTGGAGAGTCCATGTaa